Below is a genomic region from Chitinivibrionia bacterium.
TTTAATAGGAGTGTTTATGTTTAAACATTTGTTGAGCGGGATATTGTTTATTTCGCTGTTGTTTTTGTTAGGTTGTTCAGACGATGGTAATTCCACGTCGGGCGGAGGAGGAGGCGGTGGCTTACAAGACGGCGCCACCAAAACAATAACCGCAGGCGGCACTTCAATAGAAGTTGCCTTTGTTTCGGCTGGAACATTTACTATGGGCGACAGAGAAATCGCCAATATTTGGCCAAATGTAAATGGTTGGGGAGAAGTCGAACGTCAAGTAATGCTGACACAAGGCTTTTGGATAAGTAAATATCCAATAACACAGGCGCAATATCAAGCGGTAATTGGAACAAATCCATCTTTTTTCAGCGGCAACCCCAACAATCCTGTGGAAAGTGTAAATTGGTTTAATGCAGTAGCCTTTGCTGAGGCAGTCGGCGGACGTTTACCTACGGAAGCTGAATGGGAATTTGCAGCTCGCGGTGGCAACAGAAGTCAAGGCTTTATTTACAGCGGTAGCAATAATTTGAGCGAAGTCGGTTGGTTTTGGGAGAATATTCCGACAGAGGGTACGCAACCGGTTGGCTTGTTGAAGCCTAACGAATTGGGAATTTATGATATGAGCGGTAATGTTTGGGAGTGGACTAGTGATTGGTGGAGCAATTTTGGAACGGCTTCTGTGGTAGATCCTACCGGACCTATTACGGGCTCTAACCGCGTGCTGCGCGGCGGCAGTTGGTTCATCTTCGCTGAGCTTTGTAGGGTTGCCTCTCGCTACAGCTACTTTCCTGATTACAGGTGGAACTACTTCGGCTTCCGTGTGGTGTTTCCCGCAATTTAAACGTATTGCCGAATGCAATTCGGCTTTCTTTTGAGTTGAAAAATCGGTTTGGCGTTATGTGGGCTCTGCGAGCGTGAGCCGCTGAGACCTCATTGCGCTAAACCGCCCCCGCCCGTAAGGGCGGTTTTTGGAAAGTCGGCTTTGCCGACAATTTTTTTTGAGTGTTTTTTTAAGGAGTATTTTATGAAATATAAAACTTTTGTAGTTTCTTGTCGCCCAAGTGAAGGCGTTCAACTTGACGAAATGGATAAATTTGTTTTGTCGCATAACATTGTGGATATAGAAAAAAAGTTTTATCAAATAGACGGCGGCGCGGCTTATTGGGCTTTTTGCGTTGGCTATTTAGACTACGGCACAACAAAACTACGCCAAAGCGAAAATACATTTACAGGCGGCGAAAAGCCCGATTACCACAAAATATTAGACGAGAAACAATACCAAAAATTTGAAAAATACAAAGAAATCCGCAAAGAACTAGCAAAAAATGCGGCAGTTCCGCCCTATACCGTTTTTAACGATTATGAACTCGCCGAAATAGCCAAATTAGACCTCCCCGACGAAAAAAATATAATTGAAATTAAAGGGATAAGCAAAAACAAAGCCGAAAAATACGGAAAAGTTTTACTGGAGAAGTATGCGGATAATGTAGGGGCAAAACATTTTTTGCCCTTAAACAACGAAATAAACAACGTAGGGGCGGGGTCTGCCTGCCCAAAAACACAAACAAACGACAATTTGGGCGGGCAAACCCCGCCCCTACAACATGCCCAACAGGAGTTGTTTTAATGAAACGCGCAGGCTTTCTAATAGAACAAATTGCTGACATAAACAACTTACATCTTGCGTTTTACAAAGCCCGCAAAGGCAAAGACTTAAAAGACGAAGTTATAGAATATCGCAAAAAATTTGATGAAAACATAAAAAAATTACATAACGAAATAATATCAGGAAAAGTAGATGTCGGAAATTATCATTATTTTAAGGTTTATGACCCCAAAGAGCGCACAATTTGCGCGGCAAGTTTTTCGGAAAGAGTTTTGCATCACGCCATAATAAACGTCTGCCATTATTATTTTGAGAAACAACAAATAGAAGACAGTTTTGCCACCCGCATAGGCAAAGGGCAATACGAGGCAATAAACAGAGCGCGATTATTTACGAAAAAATACAAATATTACGAGCAAAAATTAGCAAAAGGCATTTGGTCGCAAGAGGAATATTGCGCGCATATAAAACCGCTTTTCGCCTTTGTTGAGTTTGCAGATACATATAATTTAAGGAGGAAAATCGTAGGGGCGACCGTCCTCGGTCGCCCGTGCAGTCAAAATAAGGATATATTGCCGAGGGCTCTAACCGCGTAATACGCGGCGGCAGTTGGAACAACAACGCTGAGAATTGTAGGGTTGCCAATCGCAACAACAACAATCCTGAGAACAGGTGGAACAACAACGGCTTCCGTGTGGTGTTTCCCGCAACTCAAAAGAAAGCCGAATAGTCGATTTTCGGCAATACGTTTGAATAGGCATTTATCCCAACCGAGCAATCGGTTAAACAGAAAGGCAAGTTTTTGCCAATAGCGCAGTCGC
It encodes:
- a CDS encoding HRDC domain-containing protein, with product MKYKTFVVSCRPSEGVQLDEMDKFVLSHNIVDIEKKFYQIDGGAAYWAFCVGYLDYGTTKLRQSENTFTGGEKPDYHKILDEKQYQKFEKYKEIRKELAKNAAVPPYTVFNDYELAEIAKLDLPDEKNIIEIKGISKNKAEKYGKVLLEKYADNVGAKHFLPLNNEINNVGAGSACPKTQTNDNLGGQTPPLQHAQQELF
- a CDS encoding formylglycine-generating enzyme family protein, which produces MFKHLLSGILFISLLFLLGCSDDGNSTSGGGGGGGLQDGATKTITAGGTSIEVAFVSAGTFTMGDREIANIWPNVNGWGEVERQVMLTQGFWISKYPITQAQYQAVIGTNPSFFSGNPNNPVESVNWFNAVAFAEAVGGRLPTEAEWEFAARGGNRSQGFIYSGSNNLSEVGWFWENIPTEGTQPVGLLKPNELGIYDMSGNVWEWTSDWWSNFGTASVVDPTGPITGSNRVLRGGSWFIFAELCRVASRYSYFPDYRWNYFGFRVVFPAI